One Misgurnus anguillicaudatus chromosome 5, ASM2758022v2, whole genome shotgun sequence genomic window, AAATACAAAGAAAtgaattaaataatataattattgaaaataaataaataaaatgaattaacGAAGggaaaataaataactaatggcaaaaataaataaataatactttttatttaaaattggcaataacattacatttttaaattgaaaggGTATGAATAGAGTTTGCAATCAATTCAAGTTCTCCGATAAAGTGAGGAAAGGATGAAATGTTAAAGTGTTTTGGATATTATGTAGCGTATACATGACGTCATTTCCTCGCGACAGCGCACACCTAGAGGACGCTGAGCAAAGCATGGAACACCTTGGTGTTTTATTACTAGTGTTGATGAGTTTGTTATACATACCTTTGACAGAAGGTAAGGGATGATGTATCATTCTGTTATCACAACATTGGATATGCACGCGtttttatatgttaatatattacTGTTGTTCTAACGCTGCACGCTTCGGTCTGCTGCCATGGCAGACAGGAGGAGCAACTGTCATTCATTacataaagttttgatattccGAGTTTCCACGCgcaagacaaaaaatatgatATTCAAACAAAATTTTAGTTATAAGTATATGATAAATTAGTTGACTGactgttattttatttgtacataGAAATCCCGCAGCGCGTTTAACATTGTGAAAGGTGATTCCACGTGCGTGCATGACAATACTACGTACTCGTACAATGATCATAGGTGACGTttataaaagtacagatttgGTTAAGAAAACAAATTGTAATGTAAATTAAATGCATGTCATCCCAAAtgaaaaaatactatagtatattatagtaaaatTAGTTTACCATAGAAAAATGTAGTAAAATTATAATTATGTAGTATAGTAaatagtgtttttgaaccatactatagtaaatgtactacagtaaactttattaaaagtaCTATAGTAATTTATAGTAATCTAAATATAGGAAATGAAGTAAAATTACTCTATAATATATAgtattctataaattaaatactaTAATATCCTATAGTATACTACAATACACTATAGTTTACTGTAGTTAGAAGTAAAGTACTTACTACAGTTTACTCTAGTTAATACTATGGTATGTGTAGTAAATTCTATAATATACTATAACTTTCTTCAGTTTACTAtaataaatactaaagtatattAACATGACAAAAACAATTTATAATTCCTATAACAGATATCTTTATCACATAAATGTTATTagcaaaaaagttatatcaATGTGAGAAATGTTTGAAATCCTCCAGGGGGCGCCATCATGCCACTCTTTAAAAATCCCAAAATAAGTTATACGTTTTTCCttccttttcttttttatgattttattttaaatgcgcATACACTGTGGGAGACACTAAGGTTGTACAAATATCCATCTTGTATTTTGAAATATGCTTGTTGTTATCCACTACTtgaatgtatacatttttgttatacCAATAAAAAGTTATAGGTTTTACCTAATTTACTTTATTCCAGATTTATTTCTATAGCTCATTTCACAATATTGCATCTTTGCAAAGCAGCtgcacagaaaaaaaaacatttttaggaCAAACAGTAGagatattaacacaaaacagtaTAGAAATAAGGAAATATAGTAATAATAGATGTATCTAATATTGAATGCATGTTATCATGATTTGATTCATAAAACACTTTTCAAGCTTGTTGCTGTTAAACATCCTTTCTaccaaataataaaattaaattgactTGGGCAGTTTCATAGACAGGGCTTaagcctagtcccagactaaaatgcatgtttgagttgtcttaaaggggtcatagcgtgaaaattcgactttttcatgtttaagtgctataattgggtccccagtgcttctatcaacctagaaaatgcgataaagatcaatccagtaacttaatttgagTAAGCCATTTtatgcaagcatgtaaaaaattaggtcgttcagatttcgcctgttttgtgaggtaggtagcaaggtgAATTAccataataccgccccctttatctgcactatccaaccacagcactgccatttagtgcaaagaaagagggagaaaagaaggacttgacagcacaattgagtttcagttACAACAAACACCATcaatgtgatcagtgtttgcactttatctgcttatttgcattttaaaggacacatccaaaaccggcacacttttgctcacgCCTACAAATTTGCgattttaacatgatataaaaaattatctatatggtattttgagctaaaacttcacatacacactattttacatcttaaaaatatctcataatatgacccctttaactaaaaccagcttgcactgacattaacatttataagtaccattgttttgtttaggataataatttgttttataatttttattacaGTGTTTGCAAGTGTTCAGAAGTGTCCGAGAGAAGAGTTTCCATGTAGTAACCACAGGTGTATATCTCTAAACCTACTCTGTGATGGTGTGGACCACTGTGGAGACGGAAGTGATGAGATCTCCTGCTTTAATTGCAATACTGCTTCCTACCACTGCGTGGTAGCAGCGCCCTGCATTCATAATCACAGCATCTGTGATGGCAAACCTGACTGCCCGAATGGAGCAGACGAACAGCTGGATAAGTGCACAGGACTTCTTAAAACAAAAGTATGCTCCAAGTCAGATTTCACATGTGCCAATGGAGAATGCGTGCCTATTTCATGGAGGTGTGACAACTCCAACGACTGTAAAGATGGCAGTGATGAGCTAGGTTGTGGTAAGATGCTCCAGTGAAATTGTTCTGGTGcgattaaataattttttttaaaaacaaagtgtacatttgtgacccagtctgtgaaaccccagctaaagtaatttttttgtgatttactacaTAAAACCATCttgcataatgtaaagaacattctgtaaaaatataactttgatttatttaatattgaccGAGTAAGGTTGACTTTTTCTATAAGtcaacattcattcatttattttagttcTTCTATAAGTCGATATAATTGTATTCTCGTGTTTGCAAAGCAAAATAACTTAATATTCCTGTAGCTTAATTGATAGAGCATTATTGcctgccttaaaggaatattcaattttcttaaaagaaaaatctagataatttactcaccaccatgtcatccagggtgttggtgtctttctttgtccaTTCGAGAggaatttgtgttttttggggaaagcattgcaggatttttctcattttgatggacttaatagacaccaacaattaacacttaacacgtaacagtttttttcaacggtgtttcaaaggactataaacaatcccaaacgaggcataagggtcttgtctagcggaacgattgtcatttttgacaagaaaaatagaaaatatgctcttttaaacctcaactttttgtctaggtccggtccagcgcgacctaacgtaaatgtgtagtgacgtagggaggtcacgtgttacatgtataaaacgcacatttgtggaccattttaaacaataaactgacacaaagacattaattagtatcagttgacatacaacaacgtaggaacggtcctctttcaacacacttgtaaacactggggcggagtttcacgttcgtcttatgtgacctcttgacgtcatgacgtattgtgtgGGGTCACCTGTCgtatcacgaccagatctagacaagaagttgtgctttaaaagtgtatattggttatttttcttgtcaaaaatgacaatcgtttcgctagataagaccctcatgcctcgtttgggattgtttatagtcctttgaaactcagttgaaaaaaactgttacgtgttaagtattaaatgttggtgtctattaaagtccattaaaatgagaaaaatcctgcaatgttttcctcaaaaaacataatttcttctcgactgaacaaagaaagacatcaacattttggatgacatggtggtaagtaaattatctggatttttcttttaagaaaatggaatattcctttaaggtcatgggtttgaatcacTTTGGACAATTTCCATGaatgttattatattttatttttaatgaatgtaTCATAATCAGctgttttttgctttgtttctgtgttTGTTTAGATATAAATGAGTGTAAGGACGATAATGGGGGCTGTTCCCACCTTTGTGTAGATCTGCCATTAGGTTTTATGTGTGACTGTCCCAGTGGTATGAGGTTGGTCAAGGATACACACTGTGAAggtaaaaaacacttttaattaAAGTTAAACAATAACACGTATGTGTTTACACAAGCTTTTTTCATTAGGTTGTAAATAACTGACATAGCAAGGTCGTAACCACATCTTGAACATTGAAGGCAAACAAAACATTCAGGGCTGTATATGTATGCATATTAAAAATGTCCCACTCAATGTCTATTGTGATTACGGCCCTGATACACAGAACATCATAGTTGTTAAgtcatatttatttgtatagcttgtatattttacagtgtttcaTTCCTTCAAAGCTGCTTTACAAGGAAGGCGAAGAAAAAAAATGGGGAAATTATTAAACGTATAGAATATATAgtattattaacaaaaatgACAAGTGTTGATGCAGCTTTACATTTAGATCTATTCACATTGCATCAGATTACttcttacatgttttttttttaacagcgttaaaggaacagtctactcattttcaatattaaaatatgttattaccttaactaagaattgttgatacatccctctatcatctgtgtgtgtgcacgtaagcgctggagtgcgctgcaacgcttcgatagcatttagcttagccccattcattcaatgctaccatttagagataaagttagaagtgaccaaacacatcaacgtttttcctatttaagacgagtagttatacgagcaagtttgatgatacaaaataaaacgtagcgcttttctaagcggatttaaaagaggaactatattttatggcgtaatagcacttttgggagtacttcgactctgcgcagtaacaccctttctctcccattatgagagtgagaaggggagcggacttttcaggcgagtcgaggtgctcccaaaagtgctgttgCGCCATGGAATGTGGTTCCTCTTTTGAGTCCGCTTGGAAAGGCGctgcgttttattttgtaccaccaaacttgttATGTTTAATTGGCCGGGATACAACTTTTTGAAAACCAGGAGGgtaaaaatattgagaaaatcacctttaaagttgtccaaattaagtccttagcaacacatattcctaatgacaaatattttttttttatatacagtagggaatttacaaaatatcttcatggaacatgatctttacttaatatcctattTCGAGACAAAAATCTATCATTCTGACCCATAGTGTATTGTTGACATTTGCcgcaaatatacctgtgctacatgactggttttgtggtccggGGTCACATATATAAAATTGCCCACCCAGGATATCTGCCAGCCCACCCTTCTATAGCTGTCACCGGCCCTGGGTTAACctgggtttttttttctcaaatacTCGCTTTGTCTTTTAGATGTGGACCAATGTCTTGATTCAGATGTGTGTGATCAGATTTGCATCCATTCCAATGAATCTCTTACATGTGAGTGTCAGGACGGGTATGATCTGACCCCAGGGACGGGCCAGTGTAAGGCTAAAGGTGAGAAGGTGGCTTTGATGTCATTGTACTGTGAGGATGTTGAAGATTGTTGTTGGTGTCTAATATTTATGGCATTGCGCAGGTGGTGTTGCTCATATAGTGGTCTCCACTCGTGAGGGTGTTAAGTGGTTGGACCTCAGCGGTGCGGAGGAAACGAGCATCACAAATCAAACGGGGACACCAGGACCTATTGCAGCGCATAATGCAAAAAGCACACTGTATTGGGCCAGTCCAGAAGATGATGTCATCTacaggtaaaaaaaattatctacATAATGTATAGAAcagtgtgttaaaatataatcttgatatctttaatattgactgggtagatgctcctaatctcatattTAGATTGTAAGCATTATCCTGGGTCACAAAGAAACTGTATATTTTACCTCGAAACATCCCTCATAGtccaaaaacacaatttttgtgaAACTTTGCAGCAAGAATGTATCATTCTGCATTAGATGAACGCATAAGCTAAAAAGCACCATTTTGACCTTAAAGGTTTAAGCCTGCTGTGAAAGGAaggatatgtaaatatattCAATGCAACATAAACCACAACCAAACAGGTGAGAAAATGGTTTCACAATACAGAGACAGAAGTGCAgcaaaaaaaggtacaaaggtTTGTACAGTGCATACTGTACTAAAGGTTAGAGAGATGCTACAAAAATCTTTTGACACAAAAGATTCTGATGCATACAGATGCATTTAAGATGTAGCTGTATTTACAGCTTAACTATATGCATTACACCAGATTGGTTACTCTTGTTAAGTTATCAAAATGCTAAAAGTgaccttgaatttttttctcacctaaaagtttttaaatcatattttctttaTGTTCCAGCATGCCGATTGACTCCAATGACCACAGATCTTCTGTGTTGATAAAGGCCTCCACTGGCATTGTGGGATTGGCAGTGGATGAGATTCACGAGAATTTGTACTGGGTCAGCACCAGTACACACGGTTTACATGTGGTCTCACTGAATGGCTCAGATCAAAGTCAGCTCATCTCTGGACTCTCCAGACCTACTGCAGTCGCTGTCCATCCTTTGCTAGGGTAGATGCTATGTTTTCTATAAATCACTCGCATAGATTTTACAGTcattaaaaagacaaaattgGCATTTGCAACCATAAATAACCTTAAGAGTAATTCTGTCATGGGTCAGAACCCAACACAGGGATGTGTATTAAAGAtttagttcacacaaaaataaaaaaattctgtcattattttctcgctttcatgttgttctaaacctgcatgagtttctttatattgttgaacacaaacaatgatattttgataaatgatggtgagGGCACAGTTGACAGTAaccagtatttgtttttcctactatggaagtcaactgGTACCATCAACTATCATTTATCAAGATAACACGAaggcgagtaaatgatgacatagttttcatttttgtaaaCTATCCTAACAACACAAAACCAAACCTCAACTTCTTAGTTCTAGTTTTAATGTGAAAAGAGATATGGGACAAGATATGATGTTATATTTAGGATGGAAAAAAGTTAACCTACAATGGAAAAGATTTGAGATGTTGCAGAGTTGAagtgtgcaaaaaataaaagaaatgaaCTGGtggcagagagaaagagaaagtaatttaaattttttattcaacttttttgaattatttattaatgcaaTGCACAAAATGACTCCCTTTTGATTTTCTGTTTTCTTGGTAGcaatttacaataaggttgtatttgttatcagcagtgttgggggtaatgcattacaagtagCATGCAtcacgtaataatattacttttctgaagtaacgagtaaagtgtCACATTACTTTATAATTGTACAATTTAATATaggagttactttttaaaaagtaatgtaagttactattcatttgattaaaaaaaacaatgtactgAAATAAACTGAACGTAGTCAAGTAGAATTACGCAAACTCTATGCATGCGCACCAAGCATGCTGCAcaagccttgaaaagtgaagccaaaacgtctcgattgccccccagtgactggtcccagtataggtcataaagcccgcctccccatgttattcaatggcacttgagaccaaataaaaaatttaattacacttcaattatcttttttccgaagctggtttctgccATTTAccgtagtttttatcacgctgatgtaaattcaaatgtttgtttttaaaattagtTTGTGTGTAGgtaattatttaatgctataaaaacggtggtgtcacgtcatgattgacagctgtgatatcgtgtgatatgcgcattctgcggggtcttgatttcgcggctttacttcctgctcactactgcgcaggactggtcccaaaatcgctactgcgcagactcaagacccaagatgtcagcgccatatcgggacactggcggtttcacttttcaccaatggaagagagcgaacaggcgtcgtccatctttttttacagtttatggtGTGCACCTAAGCGGGAACAGTTTGCGTCCGAAACGGAGAtagcaggccagagcttgacatttttgtgatggaaatatgcaatttctgaatgcagaacttctcaatcataaaaacacatgcaaggcctgaaagagatcaagcctcagccaagtaagaaaaagtaatgcaaaagtaacttaaaagtactGTAAGTATTACtctccatgaaaagtaactaagtaacgcaattaaatattttttggggattaacttaatattgtaatgcattacttttaaaagtaactttccccaacactggttatcagttaatgcattagctaa contains:
- the LOC129414009 gene encoding low-density lipoprotein receptor-related protein 8, with the protein product MTSFPRDSAHLEDAEQSMEHLGVLLLVLMSLLYIPLTEVFASVQKCPREEFPCSNHRCISLNLLCDGVDHCGDGSDEISCFNCNTASYHCVVAAPCIHNHSICDGKPDCPNGADEQLDKCTGLLKTKVCSKSDFTCANGECVPISWRCDNSNDCKDGSDELGCDINECKDDNGGCSHLCVDLPLGFMCDCPSGMRLVKDTHCEDVDQCLDSDVCDQICIHSNESLTCECQDGYDLTPGTGQCKAKGGVAHIVVSTREGVKWLDLSGAEETSITNQTGTPGPIAAHNAKSTLYWASPEDDVIYSMPIDSNDHRSSVLIKASTGIVGLAVDEIHENLYWVSTSTHGLHVVSLNGSDQSQLISGLSRPTAVAVHPLLGLLFWADSGTSPRIERARVDGHRRIALISSSIRHPVAISLDIPRGLLYWADSDRHTISRVAFDGKHRKTVVESNGYLDRPFGLAVFESRVYWSDRYTNSTCCADKHNGGELQISQRFGPVSPAGLAIFHPNFNADKAVSLSETRGMLSDSAFTWMLSLTVFLSLLLVVAFLWWMRSEFGFARSVSLIEHTAVKESQDPLLLAGPTVVHEHKESVMNP